Below is a window of Trichosurus vulpecula isolate mTriVul1 chromosome 4, mTriVul1.pri, whole genome shotgun sequence DNA.
CCATTGGAGGTTTCTGGAGATGTTTTGAGAATTtggtgggtgggtgtggggggaGTGACAGCAAGCAGGAGTTTTTGAGAGAAAGGACTCAAAGCCAATTTTAAAGTTTCTAACTTGAATGATTCTGTTTATAAATAAGGAAGTCATTAAGAAAAACTGGTTTGAAGGGGGTACTATGGGCAGGGAAGGCCCTCCTTTCTCAGAAGCTCAGGGTTTATTGGTCACACTAGTCATGAATAGTGGCACTCTACTCCTGTCTCTAAGAATCACCCATTCCCTAGGCTGGGGCAAAAGTTTTTTCACCTGgggtttgtaaactttaaaaaaaattgataactatatttaatccattgtgttttattttattaatttaaaaacattattctaagaaactgactaatgggagagagggagagcgggtgcagtctttagccttcaccagactgccagagggttccatgacacaaaaaatggttaagaacccctgccctaaGAGATCTTGGGATTAGGACATAGTATATATAGTGTTTCTGGTACCAGTGAGGTAGTGACTAGGACAATTTGTAGTGATCAACCTAGGGGTTTTGTAAGGATAAGAGTGGATGTAGAGACCCTCAAGGGTTTTCCCATGTCTTCTTGTCCAGCAAAGAAAAACTCAGGATACCCCTCTTCCTATTTACAGGATCATTGCAATGATGAGTCCGGAGGACAGCTGGGTCTCTAAATGGCAGCGAGTCAGTAAGTATCGTCTTCCCTTTCAGAAGTGCGTTTATTAAAGATCCTTTTTCCTCCAGCCCTGTTTGCAGAGAAGGGCAGACATTTCCATTGCTGCTCTTGCTCCTGGGTTCTGGCAGGAGGGTTAGGTTCGGGGAAAGTATAGGAACCATCTTTTCCTTCAGCCCAGAATAAACCATAAGCAGTCCCTCCTGTACTAGAGCTCGAGCTCTTTTCATTAGTAGCCTGAACCCTTTTGTTGGCCTTCTATGTAGTCTTAACCATATCCTTTCATCTCTTTTAGGTACCTTCAAGCCTGGAGTTTATGCAGTGTCTGTCACTGGCCGCCTGCCTCAAGGTATACTGTCCCTCTTTCCTCTCATTGTCATCTACTTAGTGTTCATCAGGTATCCACCTGGATTGGTACTTGTAGCAAGCCAAATGAATAAGACAAAAATCCTTTCTTATTAATAATGACCTCAGAGGAGTTTACCTAGATCAgtggtagggaacctgcagccttgaggccacgtgtggccttctaggtccttggatgcagccttttgactgagtcccagttttacagaacaaatccttttattaaggggatttgtactgtgaagtttggagtcagtcagccacacttgaggacctagagggccacatgtggccttgaggccgcagattCCCCAACCCTGACCTAGAGCCTAGTCCTTTCTCTACCCTCCATTCTCCGCATAATAGCTGAaatgttgttgcttttttcttctgtgtctttatatttctttctcacagagctttgttttttcttgttgtaGGAATTGTTCGGGAACTGAAGAGCCGAGGCGTGGTCTACAAATCGAGAGACACAGCAATAAAGACTTAGTGAACCATGAGGGCGTCCAACCCCCCTCTGCTCTTGACCCCTATCATTGCTGAGTTTTTTGCCTGGAGAGCTGATAGAGCACTACTCAATTTCCTGCCTACTCTCCATTTTCCAACCTTTGAGGGATGTCAAGAGTAACAATGACTGACTGCAAGGACATTGGATTCTGGGTTGTTGAAAGAGGGCTGGATTCCTAAGATTATGGAAATACTGAGGCTAGGTGCTGTTTATCCCATCATGAGCTCTAAACTTGGCTTGTGTGTGGGTCAGAGGATAATAATAAATGTGAACTGTTTCAGTCAGAAGCACCTTTTCTCAAGTTCTTTGGTTCAAAACTCCCTCTTAGTCAGCTGCGAACAGGGGCCACCTTTTTTGTTAGCATCTTTCTGGAGTTTGTCAGGGCCCTCTAGATGGTTGCTGATCATTTGAATCTTCATATTCCAGTGTATTTTGGGCTTTGCCTCATTAGAAGCACTTATAGCCCCTGCTTATCCTACCGACCTATTTGTGGCCATCTTTTTGACCTGAACCCTAAGAATTCCAATGGTAGAATTAAATATACCACTGCCTAGGTATAGAACAGCAGTGAAAACCCATGTCAGGTATCACAGATACCTGAAACattgagggaagggagaagggactattgactgcctttcttttttttttttctttttcaacccTCCCCAGAGGGCCAGGTTCACATCCTAGCTCTGTtattgcttgtgtgaccttggacaaaccagTTAATGcttctaggcctcagttcttcatctgtaaaatgagggcggTTGCCTTGATGTGCCTCtcagctctaaaatcctttcctctAACAGTTCTCCTctccttatttttccttctctctttcctataTGTCTTTTTGCCAAAAAGGGTGTAGCCTTCTAGAGCCTGGGAATTGGTCTAAATGACACCCTGAATCCAGTTCAAGTAGCTTTTCATTTCTGTCTGCTATACTTTGATCTTGGTAATTTCAGTTGGCAACTCAGAAAAGTTCTTAGGGATCATCCTTATTGGAAACTTAATTCCCAGCTCTTACCAGGCCTTGCCTTCTGGTCTGACCAAACCCCCTCTTTTCTCAGTTCCCTCAAGCCAGGTTTTACTAGTtatgaggaaaaaattaaatcaatttatAGACTGCTACTACTATAATATCTAGTACAGGGCTAGGACTTTTCCCCAAGACCCCATGACTAAACTTGTGTGATTAACTTAGACTGTGATAACCTAGTTTCCCTGCCCATCCATCAATGTGAAGGGCTCCTATATTAACAAACTCAATCTGGGCCCATCTGACCTTTCTAGGAAGCTATTTCTGCCCACAAGCGGGTAAACCAGAGGCTAGGTAATGATTGTCACATTAGTACAGCTCTTCCCATTGAGAAAAATGATAGGCCATTCGTTTCCTGTCATCATTTTATAGCtatatatacttaatatattattttaaatataaataatataaaatacgtGTTATTTTCGCCCTCCACCCTACCCCCAATACTTAGAAAAGATTTCCTTGCAGCTTTAGGCCCCCCACTGCCACCTGCTGGTCTTGTAGCTGCCTCATGGTTGGTTCTTAGGATGGAACACACTGTTGGCTCCTGGTCTTTCGGGTCTCTACAAACTGACCCCAACTTCCCGATACTGTCTTATTCCCCTGTCCCTCAAGAGTACTTCAGCTGATGTCCACTACTGCTTAAGTGAGTTAGAGTTAGTCTTACAGTTCAAAAGCATTGGCCTGGTGAAACAATAACTTTGAAAGGCCTTATCTACTAAGGGCCTGAGAGGTGTGTGCCCTGTTGGCCACTTGGGGTTGCTAATGAGTCAATTTGTCTTCCTGTGCCGCTATCACCTTTTGAAGTTGGAGAGCCTGTTGTGGAAGAAAGACCTGATATGCCAGTGTCCTCAATGGGGAAGGGCTTGCTCTGATGTCTCCTGTTGCGTACAGTTTACTAAGAAGACCCCAAATCGATGGCACTCCTTCAATCTCTGAGAATATTAGCGTCTGCTTTAGTACAGTGCTTCTCAAACTTTTGGGGTATGGACCTCtttaaaggcaaaagaaaacatgACAAGAAGCTACCATGAATTCAGtaagaaatgaatttttattaatcACATCATCATCATATGTTTTAAAAAGGCACATGTACACTGctagtggaactgtgaattggtatga
It encodes the following:
- the SUPT4H1 gene encoding transcription elongation factor SPT4 — encoded protein: MALETVPKDLRHLRACLLCSLVKTIDQFEYDGCDNCDSYLQMKGNREMVYDCTSSSFDGIIAMMSPEDSWVSKWQRVSTFKPGVYAVSVTGRLPQGIVRELKSRGVVYKSRDTAIKT